The nucleotide sequence CCGGGCCTCCAGCCTTGCGCCGCCGCCCAACACCACCCCTCGCTCGCGGGCGCGCTCCAGCTCCGTCGAGAATTGGGTCCGCAGTTCCGCCAGTTGCCGGCCGGCGACCTCTGGCTCTGCCCTACCCGCTCCAGCCGCGCCTGCGGTATGTATCTATGATAAGCGCCCTTATCAAAGATTGAAGCCTCAACTGTCACGCTAGACAACGATATAAAACTGCTTCTCGCGGCAGCGACGCCGCGCCACGCTCAAGGGGTTTCGGCATGGGTTGGCTCGCCACCGGTGCGCGCGACAGACCTCGTCGCGCAGCGATCACCGATTGCCGCCGCACTGCTCCGGATATGGAAAACCACGGAGACGCTCGGGACAAAATTCTGCGCGTTGACGCCCCCTCCTGCAGCGCAGCGCGTGGCCGTCGCCAGGCGCGGAAACCGATCGTGGGGGTGGATCCGCCCGGCGGAACCAGAGACCATGGCCATGGTTCTCCCGATGCAACCGCAGGCCGGCGATGTCCCCGACGCCGCAGTCGCCCTATGTCCTGGCGACCGCGCCACCCCACACCGTTCCGGGACGCCTGCCGCGTGGTTCTTCGCGACGACGGGGCGAATTGACATGCCCCGTCTTGCCTGCGCAACCTCAAACTGAAGCCTCATGTCCGACCTGCCCCACAACTCCGCCGCCAACGCCGAATCGATCGGTTGGGCGGGGCTTCGCCCGAGGTGATCGCCAAAGTTCTGAACTCGGCGCTGGCAGCGCAGGATCTGTCCGGTTTTGCCGCGCTGCTTTCCGACGTTGCCCGCGACCGCGGACTGAAAGGTCAGCGCGCCGCGTCGCAGTCGATCTCGAACTGGCCGCGAAGCCGGGACCCCGAGGCTAGGCAGCCGCGGCGCGCAGCATGGACAGTTCGCCGGTGGACACTTCGTTGGCCGCCTTGCAGTTGGCGGTACTCTAATTCAGCGCGTCCCGGCAGATCCGCTTAATCGAGGCATCTCAATCAGCACCGCTGCCTATTCACCGGTTTTCGTCTCGGCTTGTTCCGTGGTTTTGGGCTTGGCCACACCCATTCCGTTGCTTGTGGGCCTCGGGGGAGGAAACACCACCATAATGCGCGGTTTCGATAGCGGAACCGAAACTTGGTCGCCGGCCAGAGGCAAACCAGCCGCTCTAGCTTCTTCAGCCGCCCTGACAACAGCGCGGGCAATGGCTTCCTGACACTTCTCGCTCATGATGTACTGGGAAAGCTTCGTGGCCATGCTGAATCCTCCTTAGCTGCCAGTCTACCGAACAGGCCAATACGGCAGCCGCTAACGTCGGTCGGCGCAAATGAAGGAAGCTGGATCGCGCCGGCTTCACTCCCCGCATGTTAGGTAATCGAGTCTTATGGGCGTGATCTCGTGCTTCGCTACGCCATGCCGATCCAGCGCCAGCAGGCGTCGGGCGACGAGTTTCCGCAGCCGGCATCCCTCTCAAGCATGTTGCATTAGGCCGATCGGCACTACGTTCTCAGGCCTTGTTGCGAACGCCCCTTGATCAAAACGCGCCGCAAGAAGCTGATCAAGAAGCGATGTTCGGACCCTCATCTCCCGGGCCAAATCTCCACGTGAAATCCCAAACGCTTCTCGCAATACTTGCATGCTGTCGGCGATCAAATCGGGGATCTCAAGCTGTATCTGAGAGTCTTCCACTTCAGCTCGAGCCTCGCCTCGACGAGTCAAACCAATGACGCCGCTGCGATATTGCTCTTCGGAGAAAATGCCGAGCTGTCGTCCTCTGTATAGGATCGCAGCCTTTGAAACCCCCCAGCGAAACTTGATGTCCGAGAGCGCCGACCAGTTGAGTCTTGATCCCCGCTGCGCCGCTCCGCACTCCGCTGCAAAGTACCGGCGAGGCATAAGGAATGCACTGGCGAACCGATTCGCTTGGGACTCAGTAAGCCGGTCACCGGTTTGCACTCCAATGTGCAGACATAGATGACCGATTTCGTGAGCGACGCCAAAGCGGGATCGGCATGCAGAACGGCTCTCCGCATTCATTGCGATCACTGGACGGCGCGTGGCAAACGATATGGCATCAATCTCCGGCGCAAGGTCGGTGATTGGCATCACCACGGCGCCAGCGTTCTCGGCAACGCGAGTCATATTCTGGATGGGACCCAGACCTAAACCCCAATGCTCACGGGCCCTTTCTGCTGCTAGCTCAATCAGCTCAGCGCTGCTCGAATCGCTTTCCTCAAAGTCATACCGGGGAAGGTCAAGGTGACTGTCCATGACGTTCACCATGCGCTTCAAAAACTCGCCACGGGCACGCGCCACTTGACGAAGCGCAACTTTCGTTGTCAGTTGCTTCCGGAAATGGCACTGCTCGTCAGCGATCGGCATCGGGTCAGGTTCCGAAAAAAATTCGGGCATGACAGCCAGCGCTTCGCAGAACTTTGTGACGAGGCTGAGTGACGGTAGGTCAACGCCCGACTCTAGACGGCTCAAAAACTGCTTTGAACAGCCGATGTTATCGCCCAGCTCCTGTTGGGATAGCCCATGGAAGAGCCGGGCGTTACGCAGATTCGAACCAATAAAAGTCATTCTTCACTATTTGCTGCAGTGTCCGAGTCTGAGTCAGCCCGCTTGGGGCCGACGGGCGCACGTCCAACATCCTTAGCGGGTGGCGTGTTCGCGGCAACAATGTGAAGCGCCTTGGTGGCATTCGAGATCCACTGGCAGCGAACCTGACCCCGGATATCCTCGCCCAGGAAAACTACGCGGGGATCTTCAGCTTCCTCGTATCCACCATCCAAGATAAAGCAAAACTTGCACGGTTCGTCGTCGCCATCCACAGCATCGAAAAAGGACTGCTGCACCGGAGTGACCGAAAGTACCGCCGGCTTCGTCGGATTTGAAGGGTCATCCGTCGTGAATCGGCAAGGAATACCCCCAATGCTAAAGACAAGGTCGTTGCCGGCGTGAAGCAGTTGGAGCCAATCGTACTCACCCGACAGCGCTACAGAGCGCAACCGGTTCTTTTGCCGTGCGAACCTTGTGCACCCCCGCGAATATCCGTCGTCGAACTCGCTCTGAAGATCAGTCGCAGTCGAAAAGTGTTCGGCGATCAGCATGTCCCCGATGATGCTGAGGCGATCGGCTGCCAGAGCGGCGTGAAAATGGTCAGGAAGCGGTAGGTTCATTGACGAAATATCCAAATTGTGCGGATTTCTAAAAACGTCAACCCATTTTTGTGCAATTTCCCTGTCTTGTCAACCTAACACGCCACTTTTCCATGCAAAAACGTGCCCTATAAAGCATATCAAAACTCGGCTACCCTTCCCCGCTGGGTGCGCCAACCCCTGGTGCCACCACAACGCCGGCCGCAGCGGCCGCATCACTACGCGCGCCTCCGGCGCCGGCGTGGTGGCCTCCAGCAGGGCCGCGCCATAGCCGGTCGCCACCACTCGGCGTCAGGCGCGACAGGCGCGTGGTGCGGTCAGGGGGCGCGTTGCCAGCCAGGCGGGCATGATGAGCTCCGGGCGGGGCAACTCACTGGCAGGAAAGCCCGTACCGGCTCCCGCTCCTGCGCCATGGTCATTCCTGCTCGGGAGCGCGCTCGAGT is from Cupriavidus sp. P-10 and encodes:
- a CDS encoding helix-turn-helix domain-containing protein; translation: MTFIGSNLRNARLFHGLSQQELGDNIGCSKQFLSRLESGVDLPSLSLVTKFCEALAVMPEFFSEPDPMPIADEQCHFRKQLTTKVALRQVARARGEFLKRMVNVMDSHLDLPRYDFEESDSSSAELIELAAERAREHWGLGLGPIQNMTRVAENAGAVVMPITDLAPEIDAISFATRRPVIAMNAESRSACRSRFGVAHEIGHLCLHIGVQTGDRLTESQANRFASAFLMPRRYFAAECGAAQRGSRLNWSALSDIKFRWGVSKAAILYRGRQLGIFSEEQYRSGVIGLTRRGEARAEVEDSQIQLEIPDLIADSMQVLREAFGISRGDLAREMRVRTSLLDQLLAARFDQGAFATRPENVVPIGLMQHA